From the genome of Glycine soja cultivar W05 chromosome 14, ASM419377v2, whole genome shotgun sequence:
aatcgattacacatcaatagatgtgactcttcattttaaattttgaaaattaaaacatttagaagctttggtaatcaattacaagtattgtgtaattgattatacaagtttaaaatgatttgaaaatgtttaaacacaagttgtaactcttgaaatttgaaatcttaatgttttaaaacactggtaatcgattactaccttctggtaatcgattaccagagagtaaaactctttggtaatgattttgcgaaaacttcttgtgctactcaatgtttttgaaaaactttttagtacttatcttgattgagtcttctcttgattcttgaatcttgatcttgattattcttgaatcttgattctcgaaacttgattcttgaatcttgaatcttgaatcttgattcttgaatcttgattcttgaatctttggaatttgcttaactcttgattctttggcatcatcaaaataaccttggaagacattgcttccacacccACTTCCCTCTATGGTCCCTTTGAGCTTGGGATACTTTCTTCAAGACGAGATCCCCCTCACTGAACTTGCACGGACTTGTCAAAAGCATTCTTCACTCGGCTTTGATACAATCatccatggctcatggcggccaatcTCTTACCTTCTATAAGATTCAACTGATCAAAGCGAGTTTGTACCCATTCCGAATCCTCTAACCTTGACTCGACTTGAATCCTCAATGAAGGTACCTCTACTTCAAATGGAAGCACAACCTCTATCCCGTATACCAAAGAAAACGGGGTTGTCCCAGTCGATGTGTGCACCGAGGTTCGATAACCATGCAACGCAAAaaggagcatttcgtgccaatccttgtatgacacgatcATTTTTTGAactatcttcttgatattcttattagcagcctcaactgccccattcatcttgggccGGTAAGGCGTAAAATTgtggtgttggatcttgaaatcctaacacatttccttcatcattttattgttcagattggtggcaTTGTTGGTGATAATCTTTCTAGGCACACCATACCGGTAGATTATCTCTCTCTTTATGAACCTAACCACCACACTCCTAGTCACACTGGCGTATGACGCcgcttcaacccatttggtgaagtagtcaatgGCGACCAAAATGGAGCGATGTCCATTCGAAGCTTTGGGCTCAATAGCTCCAATCACGTCTATACCCCACATAGAGAACGACTAGGGTGCCGCGAAGACGTTCAAAGGTGTGGGCAGAGCACTGACATTGTTGGCGAATGCTTGGCacttgtggcacttcctcacatggataCAACAATCgttttccatagtgagccaatAATACCCTGCCCTCAGGATCTTCTGGACCATGGCATGCCCGTTGGCATGTGTTCCAAAGGATCCCTCATGCACTTCCACTAGCATTTGCTTaacctccctggcatccacacatcggaGCAAAACCATATCATGGTTCCTCTTGTACAGGATATTTCCACTTAGGAAAAAGCCGGCTGCCAATCTCTGTAACGTTCTCTTGTCGTTGTCGGAGGCCTCTCATGGGTATTCTTTGTCTTTGatatatcgcttgatgtcgaagtaCCAAGGTTTGCCATCTTGCTCTTCTTCTATTAAGCAGGAATGTGCAGGCTTGCTGCGACATCTGAATTCGATGTATGGCAAGTCCCCATGCGGGATTAGCTGAAACATGGATGCTAGAGTGGCAAGCGCATCGACCATTTGATTCTCCTCTCTAGGAATGTGGTGGAAGGATATTTCATCGAAGAACTCGGTCAGTTTCTTGATGTAGGCctggtagggtatcaacttatgatccctagtctcccattctcctttcaaataGTGGATTACCAAGGCTGAGTCTCCATATACTTTAAGCATTTTGACCTTGAAATCAATTGCTGCTTGGATCCCAAGGGCGCACACCTCGTACTCAGCCATGTTATTCGTGCAGTCAAAGCCCAACCTAGCCATGAAGGGTATGCATTGATCATTGGGGTAACCAAAACCGCCCCAACTCCATGGCCTAGTGTGTTGGACGCGCTATCGAACTACACAATCCATTTGTCCCTATCTTCAtcctccacctcctcctcgaacaaggccatgatgtcctcatccgggaactctggatgcatgggctggtagtcgttgaTGGGTTGCTGAGCCAGGTAATCTGCCAATGTGCTTCCCTCTATCACCTTTTGAGTGACATAAACAATGTTGAATTCTAACAGCAGAACCTGCCACCGAgtgattcgtcctgtgagagcggGTTTGTCAAAAATGTACTTGACTGGGTCCATTTTGAACACCAACCAAGTGGTGTAGCTCAGCATGTACTTCCTTAGACGGTGGGCTGCCCACACCAAGGCATAACATGTCCTTTCAAGCAaagagtagttcatttcacatGCTGTGAACTTCTTGCTTAAGTAATAGACGACTCGTTCCCTCTTTCTGGACTCGTCATGCTGCCCCAGTGTACACCCCATCGACTTATCCAACACATTCATATATAGAATAAGGGGTTTTCGAGGCACTGGTGGTACAAGTACAGGAGGGTTCACGAGGCATCACTTAATCCTTCGAAACGCCACTTGGCAGTTGTCGTCCCATCGGACAGACTGGTTTTTACGCAACAGCTTGAAAAGAGGCTCACAAGTggtggtgagctgcgatatgaaccTCACTATGTAATTCAGGCGTCCCAAGAAACCTTGGACTTGCTTCTCAGTGCGTGGCTCGATCATTTCAAGGATGACCTTTACTTTGTCCGGGTCCACctttatccctttctggcttacgataaAACTGAGCAATTTTCTCGACTTGACCCCGAAAATGCATTTGGAAGGATTCAACCTCAATCAGTACTTACGCAACCTCTCGACCAACTTTCgtaagttgacaaggtgttccttcTCAGTCCTCGATTTGGCAATCATATCATGCACGTAGACCTCAATTTCTTtgtgcatcatgtcgtggaataaTGCTACCATAGCCCGTGGGTAGGTTGCCCCGACATTCTtaagcccaaaggacatcactttgtaGTAGAAcattccccacagggtgacgaatgTCATATTTTCCATGTCCTCCAatgccatctttatttggttGTAGCTTGAGAACCTgtccatgaaagaaaaaaaagcaaaattggTTGTGTTATCTACAAGGACATCGATGTGTGATAAAGGAAAGTTGTCCTTTGGACTAGCACGGTTTAGATCCCGATAGTCCATGCATATTCGCAcattcccatctttcttagggattggcacaatgttggcaacccactCCGAGTATCGAGCCACAACCAAGAAGCTGATGTCAAATTgctttttcacctttttttttttaaatctttaaagacatttcaggcTTCATCCTTCACAGCTTTTGCTTGACTGGGGAATACTCGGGATTCAGAGGTAATTGATGCTATACGATGTCGGACTTAAGCCTAGCatgtcttggtatgaccaagcgaaaatgtcttggtagtctcgtaGCAGAGCTACCAATTCATCTCGGATGTTGGTGGACATGTGatttgccattattttctcctatttcttaaccctttttgcaccattttaagtactgattagtcttaattgtcaaattaattaggcagtttcattatttgggcccattcagctaatttgatgtttttaatctaatttcaggaattaatgaagcattgggcttgagtccagaattgggcttgggcttggatttgaagagggcagactattttattctacaaaattagatcttatcttatcttatctagatattatttagatttgatctcatctagatattatttcatctagatcttatcttatctagatttgattttattttatttatgggcttggatataaaacagatttgtaagctttgggactgaaaaactatataacagcaccaaggttctagtttaggctctcctctctctcccctattttcatttttttaagttttaggtttttctttgagacattttttcgttttgcaattccaatagcaataaaattttgttcttcaatttataagttcgttatctattgattaatggaaggctaagtccccagcgttgttttctcttgagaatcaagcacaattctctttgaggttctattattattgttaaattctgttcagtttttttcctcttcactaattactctgaattcgttgctattaattcatgcatgcttagtgcttgattaattgtctctgcgcttaatttacgtttaTGCTTAATGATTGTTattgagtaattggtgtatgtaatgcttaatcacataatgaatgccttatgttgaatttcgcttagtaatttaatttagggttggattaagtggttaaattgataaaggataaattctcgcaacctaggataaaagacttgcttgtgaatcaaggggaagcaacgtattttaattctgatatttttctaattcaattttactcgctatttaatctacaaaagcaaacaacccccctcctcaatttgttactatttcctactattttttatgaacatttggttgattattgctcgttgggaaacgacctaggatcacttcctagttactacattttaatgtttatttgattagggtacggcctcgatcaacaTGCCTGTGCCAACCTTCACCTCCTTTCTTTCCTCGCCATCACCCAAGTTCACAACCTCTATTTCTTCTTGGTGTGGCTTCACCTCCCTGTCTTCTTGTTCGACCATTCTTTTTAGCTCTAGGGGGAGCCCCCAATCCTCATCTTCCCCATCTTCAGCTTGGTTTACCAGTTGCTCAAAATTGACGTTTGGGTCCTCGGTATCATTACCTTCACAGGACTCATTGTCAGATCTATACCATTTAAtcgcaacaaaaataaacacacaGAAGAATGAGAATGGATGAAAGTgtaagaacaaatgaagaaggGAGAGAACCCTAAAGCCTGGGCCCAACAATAGGGTTAGGACCAACGAATTACATTGTGCTTGCCACGGAAATTCCGGGTTATTTGACAATTCCCTAATTCGAACTCAGGAGGGCACGGTCGCACCCAATTTGGTTGCTCTTGAGGGGTCTCTTCATGTATCATGGCGACCCGCCCTTTGCACATCCAACCTGCATTGACAAAGCTTTTGTTGATGTGACACAAGGGAACCCTCTTCACTTGCAGCCCTTGGGGTCGGCCCATGCTTCTTCCCCTCCTTTCTAGGGCACTCCTCCTCACGTCGATGCGTGTAGGCTCATATCCCAGTCTGAACCTTCCGCGGTTCCCTGTGAACTCTACCAAGCTTGCCACACCATCGTCGTTCCACCCCAAACCCATTCCGAGCTCGTATCCATGTCCCAACATTACCCTGACTACCATTAATGTGGCCCCAGATGGGCGTGGTTGTATCGGGGGAGATTCCACATAAACATTGCTCACTACCTTCAATGCTTGAAAGGACGTTTCCAAAGACTCCTTTGCGGCCTCCACATAGGGTGTAGAAGAAGGACAACTCACAAGAATGTCTTCTTCCCCCGAGACTATGATCAATTGGCCCTCCACcataaatttcaacttttggtggagcgtTGAAGGGACTACCCCAACTGAGTGAATCCAAGTTCAGCCTAATAGGCAGCTATAGGCTGGGTTGATATCCGTCACTTGGAAAGTGATTTGGCAGACGTGGGGTCCAATCTGAATTAAGAGATCAATCTCCACCCTTACATCCCGGCAGCTGCCTTCAAAAGCCCGCACCACCATGGAGCTTGGCCTTAGGTGTGACGTATCAAAAGGAAATTTGTCCAAAGTAGCCTTGGGCATGACATTGAGTGACGAGCCATTGTTAATAAGCACCTTGGCCACGATGTGGTCCAAACACTTGACGGATACATGTAAGGTCCTATTGTGTCCCTGGCCCTCAACGGGTATCTCCTCGTCGGCGAATGTGAGGTAATTGTTGGCGGTAATATTGTTGATGATGCCCCCAAAACCCTTCACAGATATGTCTTGGGCCATGTGGGCTTCATTCAAGATCTTAACCAAAAGCGCCTGACGAGGCTTAAAGCTCATGAGTAGTCCTAACAGGGAGATCCCAGCAGGGGTTTTATTGAGTTGTTCAATtaccttgaactcgctctgctgGATGATGCGCAGGAACTCGGTTGCTTCTTCAGCGGATATTCCTTTTATGCTGAAGTCCTCTTCTTCCTTAGCAAACCTTCTGGCTAGGACCTCTTCATCCAGAATCAGGCTCGCCTTGCCGCTCTCTTCCACGCCTGCCTTCGCTTTTCCCTTCGGGTCCTTGGACCGCATCGGCGGCTCGGGTGCCACGAAGATCCGCCCACTAAGAGTTATGCCGCTTGTGCTAGAGATGTTTGTGACCTTGGCAGAGGATAGATCATCTAAGACGGACTCATCCTTCCTTCCGTTGGGCCTCTGAGGGCCGTACCTCCAAGTGACTGCCTTGTCACTCTTGTAGGGGAAAAGGACTGACTTCTTAACCGGGATAGGCTGGAAGCCTCGGGGCATTTGCGTGGCAGCATCTTTGGTAAAGTGGATCACCAATGGCCTGGGCTTACTCGGGCTTTTATCAGCCGATTGCATGCACACATCTTGCTCCCCCTTCCTTGTGCCACAAACTTCAAACAGGCCTTGGTCCATCATCCCTTGTAGCAAATCCTCTACCACAGGGCATGCCTCTACATCGTGTGCTGCCCCCAGGTGTATTAAGCAAGCATTTCCCTTGCCCCCGTCAAGGCAAATAATGCCCGCCTCGTGCAGTGCTTCTAATATAAACCTCCTAGAGGTTACCACATCTTCCATCTGCTTCGGCCTCTGAGGTCCACACTCCTCCACCACATTAACTGCCGATTCCCCATGACTGGGAAGAGGATTCGTCCTTACGTTTGGGCTGTCATCTTGGAATGTCAGCCACCCCGCATCGATCAAACTCTTGACCTTATGTTTGAGGGCCACACATTGTTCTATTGAATGCCCCGAGACACCCCCATGATAAGCGTAAGTTGCATAGGGGTTGTACCATCGAGGGAAAGAAGATTGGTAGATCTTCCTAGGGCTCACCATTGCCATTTGGTGTGTGATCAAGGATAGCAGCAAGTGAGCATAAGACATCgggattggggtgaattctataggcttctTTGTCGAAAAATTCCTTCTTGAATTGGTGCTTGTGCTAGGATTGGAGTTGTCGACATAACAAGATGGTGCGACAAAGGAGTTTTGAGGGGGATTCCTTTGTGGTTGAGCGGGCGACTTTTGTTGGACGAATGTCGATTTGAGAGGGTTTCCGACATTGGCCGAAAAGCTTGGTTGGTGTGGGGCGTACTAGTAGGTGTTGTGAGGAGTTTGTTGGGTTTTAGGCCACGTCAGAGCTGAAGTTACCATATGTGTGGCTCCCTCCTTCTTCTTGGCCCCACTTGCCCCAAATCTCCTATTATTTGTGCTTGTGGAGGTGGCATAGTCGAACTTCCCCCTCCTCAAGCCTACCTCAATCCTCTCGCCCGCAAATACCAAATCCGTGAAACTATAGGGCATGTACCCCACCATTTTTtgtagtagaacactggcagtgTGTCTACTATCATAGTGATCATTTCTTTTTCCATCATGGGGGGCatcacttgtgctgccaggtccctccacctttgggcatactCCTTAAAGGACTCATGCTCCCTCTTGCTCATATTCTGCAATTGGGTTCTTTTAGGAGCCGTGTtggtattgtactggtactgcctaatgaaggcagtaatcaagtccttccatgagTGGATCCGAGAAGCCTCCAAATTGGCTTACCAGGTGACCGCCGCTTTGGCCAAACtctcttggaagaaatgcattaaCAACTTCTCATCTCTGGAGTACACCCTCATCTTTCGACAATACATTttaggtgattcttggggcaagtagtctcCTTGTACTAATtgaaatcaggtaccttgaacTTCGGGGAAATGACAACGTCAGGCACCAAACACAACTCTACCATGTTAGTGAACGGGTAATCACCAAACCCTTCGATGGCCCTTAGCCTCTCCTCGATGAGGTCCCATTTCTCCCTTCCTTCCACTAGCAGAGGCAATCTCCCCACAGAGAAGTGTAGAGGTTACAATGGGCGGTGTTGAGGAGCCCCCACGGTGTTGGGCTGAGACATACCACTACACGCCGGTCCCTTAGTGGCGAACATAGTGTATGGTTCAAAGTCAACCTGAGCATGATCTCGAGGGTCTTCACGATTTTCCCCCATAGGCTGAGGTTGCTGGCCCTCAAAGAGAACGGGAACAACGCGGTTAGCGTTCTTGTTGGGCATAGGCACCGCATTGGGTGGTGTGTAGTTGGGGGGTAAGTCATAGAGGTAAGTATTCCTATTATGCCCCACGTGTGGACCGTCTGTGCTGCCTAGCACTTCTCCTTGATCCACCATGTCCGGGATCGACTGGTTTGCTTGGTTTATGGTGGATGGATGGGTAGGATCCGCCTCGACAGCGGCACTGGTGGCAGCAACTGCGGTCGCATTGCTTTCCATCATTCGCTTCAtgcttaacatggcctccatcatggaggccatttgatCCTTCAAGGCATCCATATCGGCCTTCATTTGCTCTTGCACCTCTTCTATCTCAGCCATGATTCTAGTTTTGGAACGAGTTTGATAGGGGTGCCTTAAAGcgtgtttagttatggtgtttactGTGGTCGAACAAAATGCAGTGAGTAATGTgacaaaaaaactaaacatgaatgcatgctaaagataagttgttgaagtattggacTTGCACATAATTTTTAGCAAGtatatagggttgaaccaaactCATTTTCATTAAGGAACAAAATTTTTCATCTTGTCAAAATTAAAGCGAAAATGCAAACGTCTTAGCAgttcctaattatgtgggccatcaaatcgatcatatgctgacaataatcGAGGAGCCCATGAACTTCCTTGGGAGCTGAGTACATGTCCGCCATAGCCTTGTCTTTGGCTAACAACCTTGGAAGCTCTTAACTCCCATTCAAAGTTAAAGCAAACCTATCCATCCATATCATAGCTTCTCTGTGTAATGAATCTATcaccctctcccttgcttccctttccgcTTACAGGACAGATACTTTTGCATACtcgtcctctagcctttgctcatgGGTTGCAACTAGATTTAACTTCTCTTTATACTGCTCGATGATAGCCCACATGTTCTCTTCTATCCTACTCAACTGTTTGGACAAGCTTCTCTTTGACCTTTGATAGGCCTTTAACTTGTCTTCTAATATCATACATTCGACTCTCTACTGGTCCCTTTCAGACCTTTGGAGCTTGAGTTCGATGTTGCTGCCCCATAAAGCCCCTCGAAACTTGTTTCTGGTTCCAATGTTGCGGCTGTAGCCGTGTTGACATCCCTCAGCTCATCACATTCCTTTCTGACTCTGATGGTTGTCGTCTTGAACTTTTCCTTGACTATTTGTGTTCTTTCCAATTCCACTTTTAAGGCTTGCACCTCTTTGCTCTCCTCAGGGACCTTAGCCTCTTCCTCATTTGAAACCCCTAGCTTTGGGAGCCAAGTTATCTCTTGCGTCCTAGCCTTCAGCCACTTGTGATAGCCGCCAATGATCCCATTGCTGCttcctctaagctccttgtcctTTTGGGGTCACCGAAGCCTCATGTGATGAAAGGCACAATACTCTCTCCCAATAGTGCTCCTCTCagagggtagccaagttgtcttatggcaagtACAGGATTATAattgatgcaaccccttgttcccattaaGGGGACGTTCGGGAACCCTTCACATGAGGACAAAACTCTAACccctccttccttccatcgggggaaccaattaatGGATGCCCCTACCATACCAGCCAAGAGTTGCTCCCAATTTGCTTTCCTTTTTCTCGGCACACATGCAGTGACCTTGTAAGGGACATGCGAGTCTACTTTCATGGCGGAAAATGTGAGAAACcagccatacataaagagcgggTGTGCAACAGACAATCCTTGCTTCACTCTTCTCGcatcttcggtcaaatgtgtcatagGCATCGACCAACATAGCAACGACCAGACTTTCCTTGCtgtggtgataagcaagaaaaaCATCGATTGGTGCTAGATCTACTAGCCCATccatgtttggaaagaggatGGCTCCGAACACCAATAGCGCTAAAACATCAATGATTGAGGCCCATTTTCCTTGATCTGCCAAGGCTTTTGCTTTCTCTTCCAAATGCTTCCTTGGTATCCCAATCACAccattgttgttttgttttactTGGTCCAATTCTTGCGTCAAGACTTTGACCACTTTGGCTATCCTTGCCATGGAGGGGTATAATCCAGAAAATAGATATGACCTCCTTCCTCCTAGCAGGCATCCCAAGATCCCTTCATATTCTTCTACGGTTGGTACTAACtgaaagtccccaaacgtgaagcacctgAGCAGCTGGTCGTAATATTGAACGAGGGATGCAATGGCTTCAACAGACACTTCTATCATAGCCAAATCCCAGATCTTTCCATATGTCTTGTGGAAAGCTTGACGTTGGAGTTGATCCATCCGTTGCCCTAACTCTTGCAAATTGGAAACTTCTAGGCTTTTGATTTTGACATGATAGAACTTTTTCTAAAAAGAAGGTGCTTGATTCGATCCCATGTTTTTGCTAGAATGAAAAAATCTGTTGATCAATACTCCGACACCCTATCATGGAGGAAATATAATGAATGCATGAGGGAAtgtttatgctatgcatgacacaaatgcatttTATAGACACAAGTACTCGGAAGATCGTCTCCTCTTACTCACAAGCATTGGGCCTCATGGTTCATTCATAGTCATTACCATGGTGCCCCATgcatgcatttaagaaggtgatgCGGACCTTCcgacttcccgtgacaaaatgacgagacaaatgcaatgcatgagtgATGACACAGTATGGGCATACATGCGTGAGAGTACATGGTTGATGAAAAGAAACATACCAGACGAACAAGCATGGTAACACAATCAAATGATGGCGAAATGACATAACAACATAGAAAGCATAGGAAAGACGCACACAAACATGATATCATAAAGATATGCATGGCAATATCAAGGAAATGGCACGTAGCGTGttcgctccgtgcccctatttcaggaacctaataggaggaactaaaagcttgctatttagtgataattcctaAGGTGGTTGCACATAACTTTCaaaggtttctagagatatcatcccctttgatatCAATCATtgtggcggtagggactaccagtgacaacgtatcatcaaagagaaaaactctagatgaggtttcactgtcatcaagcaagtcgaCGACTTAGCATGACctcagattcacctccacttcctatgttcccatggactcGGGTGTAGGGCCCTTAataactcacagtgtgtgcaaaaagtgtaggtgtcgtgtgtgcatcaaatgaacaaatatttatcaatgcatgaattaaataaacaactaaacaaaatataaaagcaTCAAAAGGGTTACATgaatacaagaacataaaagaaagaaagggaaacaaacaaaagagaaagtcaCGATAAAAATGCACACAGATTAAATGGCTTATCTCTATAAAAAGGTCCCTactggagtcgccaactatcgcaacctacccttcggtagGAGGGCGACGAGAGACCCACAGGTGCGTCTTCCTAGgaaggaaaatgcacggagtcaccaccaacatttatttgaggaaaaacgttagaaaaaccaaaaaggggtcTACGAATTTGAAGgataaaaggttcgggagttgtttacgtgcggggaaggtattagcaccccacgcgtctgcctcaagggacgacaacctttaatcaaatgtgcaaaattatgacttcattttttgtttatttcccctttctatgttttttactttttggggtcgacaagagcatggctcttgctcctacgtattctcaattacaatgaggaactcagacctacgtagttctttgaaagcaagaaagttatgcgtatggttgattttagacttttgaaaggttcattttaaccgataTAAGTAAAAGAAaccattaaggcattggaccttgaacggaTTCGAGCGATTTTTGTGGATAAAAGCTtgattatgtgttgattttagctttggtttcacttggttactttcaaactcattaaaagaggacttgcaaagtaaatgatcggttgaaactttatttttcaatgattaaccgaggttacaacacaattaatcggtggaaactcatTTTTCAATGATAAAAATGAGATTACGACACAATTAATCGGTCGAAACTTGCTTTACACAAGGATATGAGATcactgatggtagaagaatggaGATGAAGATGCGAAAAGCAAGagtggacccctaagggtgcatagaatgaattcaaaacttcaaaaaataaaaactaaccggTCGATgaacgaagaacaatgaagaacggatgaagaacaatgaagaacgaacacAGAATCGA
Proteins encoded in this window:
- the LOC114383788 gene encoding uncharacterized protein LOC114383788, yielding MVSPRKIYQSSFPRWYNPYATYAYHGGVSGHSIEQCVALKHKVKSLIDAGWLTFQDDSPNVRTNPLPSHGESAVNVVEECGPQRPKQMEDVVTSRRFILEALHEAGIICLDGGKGNACLIHLGAAHDVEACPVVEDLLQGMMDQGLFEVCGTRKGEQDVCMQSADKSPSKPRPLVIHFTKDAATQMPRGFQPIPVKKSVLFPYKSDKAVTWRYGPQRPNGRKDESVLDDLSSAKVTNISSTSGITLSGRIFVAPEPPMRSKDPKGKAKAGVEESGKASLILDEEVLARRFAKEEEDFSIKGISAEEATEFLRIIQQSEFKVIEQLNKTPAGISLLGLLMSFKPRQALLVKILNEAHMAQDISVKGFGGIINNITANNYLTFADEEIPVEGQGHNRTLHVSVKCLDHIVAKVLINNGSSLNVMPKATLDKFPFDTSHLRPSSMVVRAFEGSCRDVRVEIDLLIQIGPHVCQITFQVTDINPAYSCLLG